The Gordonibacter urolithinfaciens genome contains a region encoding:
- a CDS encoding valine--tRNA ligase translates to MADNTNEKTGARKIDYDFAAHERPLFEAWKDAGYFQRGEGFGAKKGQPYTIVIPPPNITGVLHMGHALNDTIQDTCIRRARMQGRPTRWILGTDHAGISTQTKVDKKLADQGISRLEIGREAFIEACYDWYKEYGTTIVNQIKGMGCSCDYDDEHFTLEPAYVRAVRKLFVDWYRDDLIYKGKRIVNWCPHCTTSISDDEAEYVDEAGHLWYLRYPLTEPVDGLEYLVVATTRPETMLGDTGVAVNPKDERFKHLVGKTVTLPLVDREIPIFADWHVDREFGTGCVKTTPAHDPNDWAMGERNGLERINIFDETAHVVEGYGKFSGMDRDEAREAVVAAFDELGLLDHVEDHDHSVMTCYRCHTKLEPWESEQWFVAVDGLKKDAARVVEDGSIQFHPERWKQVYLDWLENLKDWCISRQLWWGHRIPMFYCDACGWEDASVEDVETCPVCGAPVRQDEDVLDTWFSSQLWPFATMGWTEEGVDAPEMRAAYPTQVLSTARDIMGLWVARMVMASMYCTDQIPFEHVIIHPTVMAADGKPMSKSRGNGVDPLRLMEDYGADGMRFGLLMQVTGAQDLKFNEEKLESSRNFANKIRNAARFVMMNLDGYEPGEPAPSTPADRWIFSRLAGLVARLDAAFDGFEFGEATRELYAFFWNEFCDWYIEFSKARLGAGADPADRLACQRNLVFVLDQALRLLHPIMPFVTEEIYQELPIDREGAPYLIGAAWPDAQELAKYADPEAERAIEMVCETVSAIRSTRARYGISPKSQLAVVVKADGADAALLEAQRGLIEGMGNTASLAIGAQVEKPAESSAVLGAGLEVYLVLSGLVDLGAERERLAKEQAKLAADAGKLEKKLSNPGFLAKAAPEIVEKDRAKHAELADKLARVEAQLAELG, encoded by the coding sequence ATGGCCGATAACACGAACGAGAAAACCGGGGCGAGGAAGATCGACTACGACTTCGCCGCCCACGAGCGCCCGCTTTTCGAGGCGTGGAAGGATGCCGGCTACTTCCAGCGCGGCGAGGGCTTCGGCGCCAAGAAGGGGCAGCCCTACACCATCGTCATCCCGCCGCCGAACATCACGGGCGTGCTGCACATGGGCCACGCCCTCAACGACACCATCCAGGACACGTGCATCCGCCGCGCCCGCATGCAGGGCCGCCCCACGCGCTGGATCCTCGGCACCGACCACGCCGGCATCTCCACGCAGACCAAGGTGGACAAGAAGCTGGCCGACCAGGGCATCAGCCGCCTGGAGATAGGCCGCGAGGCGTTCATCGAGGCGTGCTACGACTGGTACAAGGAGTACGGCACCACCATCGTGAACCAGATCAAGGGCATGGGCTGCTCGTGCGACTACGACGACGAGCACTTCACGCTGGAGCCGGCCTACGTGCGTGCCGTGCGCAAGCTCTTCGTGGACTGGTACCGCGACGACCTCATCTACAAGGGCAAGCGCATCGTGAACTGGTGCCCCCACTGCACCACGTCCATCTCCGACGACGAGGCCGAGTACGTGGACGAGGCGGGGCACCTGTGGTACCTGCGCTACCCGTTGACCGAGCCGGTGGACGGACTGGAGTACCTCGTGGTGGCCACGACGCGCCCCGAGACGATGCTCGGCGACACGGGCGTGGCGGTGAACCCGAAGGACGAGCGCTTCAAGCACCTCGTGGGCAAGACGGTGACGCTGCCGCTCGTCGACCGCGAGATCCCCATCTTCGCCGACTGGCACGTCGACAGGGAGTTCGGCACCGGCTGCGTGAAGACCACGCCCGCGCACGACCCGAACGACTGGGCCATGGGCGAGCGCAACGGCCTCGAGCGCATCAACATCTTCGACGAGACGGCGCACGTGGTGGAGGGCTACGGGAAGTTCTCGGGCATGGACCGCGACGAGGCCCGCGAGGCCGTCGTGGCCGCGTTCGACGAGCTCGGGCTGCTCGACCACGTGGAGGACCACGATCACTCCGTCATGACGTGCTACCGCTGCCACACGAAGCTCGAGCCCTGGGAGTCCGAGCAGTGGTTCGTGGCCGTGGACGGCCTCAAGAAGGATGCGGCGCGCGTGGTGGAGGACGGCTCCATCCAGTTCCATCCCGAGCGTTGGAAGCAGGTCTACCTCGACTGGCTCGAGAACCTGAAAGACTGGTGCATCTCGCGCCAGCTGTGGTGGGGGCACCGCATTCCCATGTTCTACTGCGACGCGTGCGGCTGGGAGGACGCTTCGGTGGAGGACGTCGAGACGTGCCCCGTGTGCGGCGCCCCGGTGCGCCAGGACGAGGACGTGCTCGACACGTGGTTCTCGTCGCAGCTGTGGCCGTTCGCCACGATGGGCTGGACCGAGGAGGGGGTGGACGCGCCCGAGATGCGCGCCGCGTACCCCACGCAGGTGCTGTCCACCGCGCGCGACATCATGGGGCTGTGGGTGGCGCGCATGGTGATGGCGTCCATGTACTGCACGGACCAGATCCCGTTCGAGCACGTCATCATCCACCCGACGGTGATGGCGGCCGACGGCAAGCCCATGTCCAAGAGCCGCGGCAACGGCGTGGACCCGCTGCGCCTCATGGAGGACTACGGGGCCGATGGCATGCGCTTCGGCCTGCTCATGCAGGTGACGGGCGCGCAGGACCTCAAGTTCAACGAGGAGAAGCTGGAAAGCTCGCGCAACTTCGCGAACAAGATCCGCAATGCCGCGCGCTTCGTCATGATGAACCTGGACGGCTACGAGCCGGGCGAACCCGCGCCCTCGACGCCGGCCGACCGCTGGATCTTCTCGCGCTTGGCGGGCCTCGTGGCGCGCCTGGACGCGGCGTTCGACGGCTTCGAGTTCGGCGAGGCCACGCGCGAGCTGTACGCGTTCTTCTGGAACGAGTTCTGCGACTGGTACATCGAGTTCTCGAAGGCGCGCCTGGGCGCCGGGGCCGACCCGGCGGACCGCCTGGCGTGCCAGCGCAACCTCGTGTTCGTGCTCGACCAGGCGCTGCGGCTGCTGCATCCCATCATGCCGTTCGTGACCGAGGAGATCTACCAGGAGTTGCCCATCGACCGCGAGGGCGCACCGTACCTCATCGGGGCCGCCTGGCCTGACGCGCAGGAGCTGGCGAAGTACGCGGACCCGGAGGCCGAGCGCGCCATCGAGATGGTGTGCGAGACGGTGTCGGCCATCCGCTCGACGCGCGCCCGCTACGGCATCTCGCCGAAGTCCCAGCTGGCCGTGGTCGTGAAGGCCGACGGGGCGGACGCGGCCCTGCTCGAGGCCCAGCGGGGGCTCATAGAGGGCATGGGCAACACGGCGTCGCTCGCCATCGGCGCGCAGGTGGAGAAGCCGGCCGAGTCCAGCGCCGTGCTGGGCGCGGGGCTTGAGGTGTACCTGGTGCTGTCGGGCCTCGTGGACCTCGGCGCCGAGCGCGAGCGCCTCGCGAAGGAGCAGGCCAAGCTCGCCGCCGACGCGGGCAAGCTGGAGAAGAAGCTCTCCAACCCGGGCTTCCTGGCCAAGGCCGCGCCCGAGATCGTGGAGAAGGACCGTGCCAAGCACGCCGAGCTCGCCGACAAGCTTGCTCGCGTGGAGGCCCAGCTGGCGGAGCTGGGGTAG
- a CDS encoding ATP-dependent Clp protease proteolytic subunit has protein sequence MSYDTKAALIPYVIEQSPRGERSYDIYSRLLNDRVIFLGEQIDDNVANSVVAQLLHLESADPEKDISLYINSPGGSVTAGLAILDTMDFIKCDVSTICLGECASMAAVLLSNGAKGKRLCLPNSMVLIHQPSGGAQGQQTEIAIVADFMLKTRNRLNKILADNTGQTLETIQADTERDNYMTAEEALAYGLVDRITTSRAVASDTEEKKSE, from the coding sequence ATGAGCTACGATACCAAGGCAGCACTGATCCCCTACGTCATCGAGCAGTCCCCCCGCGGCGAGCGCAGCTACGACATCTACTCCCGCCTGCTGAACGACCGCGTGATCTTCCTGGGCGAGCAGATCGACGACAACGTGGCGAACTCCGTGGTGGCGCAGCTGCTGCACCTGGAGAGCGCCGATCCCGAGAAGGACATCTCCCTCTACATCAACTCGCCGGGCGGCTCCGTCACGGCGGGCCTGGCCATCCTGGACACCATGGACTTCATCAAGTGCGACGTGTCCACCATCTGCCTGGGCGAGTGCGCCTCCATGGCCGCCGTGCTGCTGTCCAACGGCGCCAAGGGCAAGCGCCTGTGCCTCCCGAACTCCATGGTGCTCATCCACCAGCCGTCCGGCGGCGCCCAGGGCCAGCAGACCGAGATCGCCATCGTGGCCGACTTCATGCTGAAGACCCGCAACCGCCTGAACAAGATCCTCGCGGACAACACGGGCCAGACGCTCGAGACCATCCAGGCCGACACCGAGCGCGACAACTACATGACCGCCGAGGAGGCGCTGGCCTACGGCCTGGTGGACCGCATCACCACGTCGCGCGCCGTCGCGTCGGACACCGAAGAGAAGAAGAGCGAATAA
- a CDS encoding DUF4230 domain-containing protein, translating into MKKLLAIVAAGALVAVGVVGTLAFQRAFEPSVRLSSTSIQEQLTNSSELATAKLEYRGLVRYENGDIDFINKKGFTMVYDAEVRAGVDLSQASVDVSGRTVTVRLPQARLLGIEIDPHSIEFYDSAFALFNWENKQDTAEALKTAQADAEGKVDQTGMIGQANEQARTLVENLLHPFTVGEGAYTLQIVDA; encoded by the coding sequence ATGAAGAAGTTACTCGCGATCGTGGCGGCCGGGGCGCTCGTCGCCGTGGGCGTCGTGGGCACGCTCGCGTTCCAGCGCGCCTTCGAGCCCAGCGTCAGGCTCTCGTCCACGTCCATCCAGGAGCAGCTCACGAACTCGAGCGAGCTGGCCACGGCCAAGCTGGAGTACCGCGGCCTCGTGCGCTACGAGAACGGCGACATCGACTTCATCAACAAGAAAGGCTTCACCATGGTCTACGACGCCGAGGTGCGCGCCGGCGTGGACCTGTCGCAGGCCTCCGTGGACGTGAGCGGCCGCACCGTCACCGTGCGCCTGCCGCAGGCCCGTCTTCTGGGCATAGAGATAGACCCGCACTCCATCGAGTTCTACGACTCCGCGTTCGCGCTGTTCAACTGGGAGAACAAGCAGGATACCGCCGAGGCGCTCAAAACGGCCCAGGCCGACGCCGAGGGCAAGGTCGACCAGACGGGCATGATCGGGCAGGCCAACGAGCAGGCGCGCACCCTCGTGGAGAACCTGCTGCACCCGTTCACCGTGGGAGAGGGCGCCTACACGCTGCAGATCGTGGACGCGTAA
- the sstT gene encoding serine/threonine transporter SstT, translating into MDFKALARKYNDISLIKRIVAGLAVGAVLGIAFPNAEAVGLLGTLFVSALKAVAPVLVFFLVTSALANAKAAGSMRTVVALYLVSTFAAALVAVGASYLFPTELTLAAPAEAQGTPSGIGEVLGTLVSNMVANPVDALANANYLGILVWAVVLGIALRAASGTVKDVFASVSDAVSTVVRWVIALAPFGVLGLVYSTVSQNGLDVFAEYGRLLLVLVGCMLFIALVANPLIVFACVRANPYPLVLRCLKDSGVTAFFTRSSAANIPVNMELCRKLGLDKDNYSVSIPLGATINMAGAAVTITVMAMAAAHTLDIAVNPLAAVVLSALAAASACGASGVAGGSLLLIPLACSLFGIDGDVSLQVVAIGFIIGVVQDSCETALNSSSDVLFTAAAEYRQRRLEGRSFRLGRDAFDENELA; encoded by the coding sequence GTGGACTTCAAGGCGCTCGCGCGCAAGTACAACGACATCAGCCTTATCAAGCGCATCGTGGCGGGACTCGCCGTGGGCGCGGTGCTGGGCATCGCGTTTCCAAACGCAGAGGCCGTGGGGCTTCTGGGCACGCTGTTCGTGTCGGCCCTGAAGGCCGTGGCACCGGTGCTCGTGTTCTTCCTCGTGACAAGCGCGCTGGCCAACGCGAAGGCGGCGGGGTCCATGCGGACGGTCGTGGCGCTCTACCTGGTGAGCACGTTCGCGGCGGCGCTCGTGGCCGTGGGGGCGAGCTACCTGTTCCCCACCGAGCTGACGCTGGCGGCCCCGGCGGAGGCGCAGGGCACGCCCTCGGGCATCGGCGAGGTGCTGGGCACGCTCGTCTCGAACATGGTGGCGAACCCCGTGGACGCGCTGGCGAACGCGAACTACCTGGGCATCCTCGTGTGGGCCGTCGTGCTGGGCATCGCGCTGCGCGCGGCGTCGGGCACGGTGAAGGACGTGTTCGCAAGCGTGTCGGACGCCGTGTCCACGGTGGTGCGCTGGGTGATCGCGCTCGCCCCGTTCGGCGTGCTGGGGCTCGTGTACTCCACCGTGTCGCAGAACGGGCTGGACGTCTTCGCCGAGTACGGACGGCTCCTCCTCGTGCTCGTGGGCTGCATGCTGTTCATCGCCCTCGTCGCGAACCCGCTCATCGTGTTCGCCTGCGTGCGCGCGAATCCCTACCCCCTCGTGCTGCGGTGCCTGAAGGACAGCGGCGTCACGGCGTTCTTCACGCGCAGCTCGGCGGCGAACATCCCGGTGAACATGGAGCTTTGCCGGAAGCTCGGCCTCGACAAGGACAACTACTCGGTTTCCATCCCGCTGGGAGCCACCATCAACATGGCGGGCGCGGCCGTGACCATCACGGTCATGGCCATGGCAGCCGCCCACACGCTCGACATCGCCGTGAACCCCCTCGCCGCCGTGGTGCTAAGCGCCTTGGCCGCCGCCTCCGCCTGCGGCGCGTCGGGCGTGGCCGGCGGGTCGCTTCTGCTCATACCCCTGGCCTGCTCGCTGTTCGGCATCGACGGCGACGTGTCCCTGCAGGTGGTGGCCATCGGCTTCATCATCGGCGTGGTTCAGGACTCGTGCGAGACGGCCCTGAACTCCTCGTCCGACGTGCTGTTCACCGCCGCGGCGGAGTACCGCCAGCGCCGCCTCGAGGGCCGCAGCTTCCGCCTGGGCCGCGACGCGTTCGACGAGAACGAATTGGCATAG
- the clpX gene encoding ATP-dependent Clp protease ATP-binding subunit ClpX — translation MTNERHEEFAGRDDIACAFCGKHPHEVAAMISGPNGIYICDECISVCADAMMRDLGLSVPPEAAAPMESEPQGRHAKHAGEPYTAEAEPAPEDVLADLPTPHELYAELSEHVVGQEAAKRALSVAVYNHYKRISLGADAAEGDVELAKSNIMLLGPTGSGKTLLAQTLARTLKVPFAIADATTLTEAGYVGEDVENILLKLMTAADFDIPRAEIGIIYIDEIDKVARKAENLSITRDVSGEGVQQALLKIVEGTEASVPPQGGRKHPQQELIHIDTTNILFILGGAFVGLAGIIADRVGKKGLGFNADLPESKKHAEAELLAQVLPEDLNKYGMIPEFVGRIPVVTSLNELSEEDLVRILTEPRNALVKQYTKMFDFEDSTLVFEPEALRAIAHEAVEHGTGARGLRSICERVLMDVMYDLPEHEGATAVTVRASDIKGETKPEIEPAGGAGALPMGDEVSLQSA, via the coding sequence ATGACGAACGAGAGACACGAGGAATTCGCCGGCCGGGACGACATCGCGTGCGCCTTCTGCGGGAAGCACCCGCACGAGGTGGCCGCGATGATCTCGGGCCCCAACGGCATCTACATCTGCGACGAGTGCATATCCGTGTGCGCCGATGCCATGATGCGCGACCTGGGGCTCTCCGTGCCGCCCGAGGCGGCCGCCCCGATGGAGTCCGAGCCGCAGGGCCGCCACGCCAAGCATGCGGGCGAGCCGTACACGGCCGAGGCCGAGCCGGCGCCCGAGGACGTCCTGGCCGACCTGCCCACTCCCCACGAGCTGTACGCGGAGCTCTCCGAGCATGTGGTGGGGCAGGAGGCGGCCAAGCGCGCGTTGTCCGTGGCCGTGTACAACCATTACAAGCGCATCAGCCTGGGGGCCGACGCAGCCGAGGGCGACGTGGAGCTGGCCAAGAGCAACATCATGCTGCTGGGCCCCACAGGCTCCGGCAAGACGCTCTTGGCGCAGACGCTCGCCCGCACGCTGAAGGTGCCGTTCGCCATTGCGGATGCCACCACGCTCACCGAGGCCGGCTACGTGGGCGAGGACGTTGAGAACATCCTGCTCAAGCTCATGACGGCGGCCGACTTCGACATCCCGCGCGCCGAGATAGGCATCATCTACATCGACGAGATCGACAAGGTGGCCCGCAAGGCCGAGAACCTGTCCATCACGCGCGACGTGTCCGGCGAGGGCGTGCAGCAGGCGCTCCTGAAGATCGTGGAGGGCACGGAGGCGAGCGTCCCGCCGCAGGGCGGCCGCAAGCATCCCCAGCAGGAGCTCATCCACATCGACACCACGAACATCCTGTTCATCCTCGGCGGCGCGTTCGTGGGTTTGGCCGGCATCATCGCCGACCGCGTGGGAAAGAAAGGGCTCGGCTTCAACGCCGACCTGCCCGAGTCCAAGAAGCACGCCGAGGCCGAGCTTTTGGCCCAGGTGCTGCCTGAGGATCTGAACAAGTACGGCATGATCCCCGAGTTCGTGGGCCGCATCCCCGTGGTGACGTCCCTGAACGAGCTGTCGGAGGAAGACCTCGTGCGCATCCTCACCGAGCCGAGGAACGCGCTGGTGAAGCAGTACACGAAGATGTTCGACTTCGAGGATTCCACGCTCGTGTTCGAGCCCGAGGCCCTGCGCGCCATCGCGCACGAGGCCGTGGAGCACGGCACGGGTGCCCGCGGGCTGCGCTCCATCTGCGAGCGGGTGCTCATGGACGTGATGTACGACCTGCCCGAGCACGAGGGCGCCACTGCCGTCACCGTGCGCGCGAGCGACATCAAAGGCGAGACGAAGCCGGAGATCGAGCCCGCGGGCGGGGCAGGGGCCCTGCCGATGGGCGACGAGGTGAGCCTGCAGAGCGCATAG
- a CDS encoding (Fe-S)-binding protein: MRMQPRPEKLTTEELGQIAGLDAAKLDMLAAWANKKLTCAHCKRCTLRCEVLKEPGLDMGQVEEGYGAIAALPFDDQPAAVLQLVQDRPELYHALRRCCFCGFCTATCQTHVLAPERMRDWRVLFMRAGLMPPDDSKLVMVDNEWNIFSAYRAVYGIGYPELTSLEQAAGNGPGLADTLFFPGCSLVSYAPELTRTVGRWLTDNGVAWALSTDCCGSPLMSAGLFDRAAALRQRILDQIRAAGIERVVTVCPGCGEEFVELMGDEVDIVPLPELLLKKSRAAERAGRPTGFAPLPERSVTFFDSCHDRFDGRHGAAIRALVARNLPETARLEMDHRRKGTLCCGAGGAVAGYDGDVTERRVWRIIDEARKTGAETLITTCPTCTYTVAQACLGAPSERGIGNRHYLELLFGQTIDWSQVFAQLGGMWEGEYGPWLTQTFFA; the protein is encoded by the coding sequence ATGCGCATGCAGCCACGACCGGAAAAACTCACGACCGAGGAACTCGGGCAGATCGCCGGCCTGGACGCGGCCAAGCTCGATATGCTGGCCGCCTGGGCGAACAAGAAGCTCACCTGCGCGCACTGCAAGCGCTGCACGCTGCGCTGCGAGGTGCTGAAGGAGCCGGGCCTGGACATGGGCCAGGTGGAGGAGGGCTACGGCGCCATAGCGGCGCTGCCGTTCGACGACCAGCCCGCCGCCGTGCTGCAGCTCGTGCAGGACCGCCCCGAGCTCTACCACGCGCTGCGCCGCTGCTGCTTCTGCGGCTTCTGCACGGCCACGTGCCAGACCCACGTGCTGGCGCCCGAGCGCATGCGCGACTGGCGCGTGCTGTTCATGCGCGCCGGGCTCATGCCGCCCGACGACTCCAAGCTCGTGATGGTGGACAACGAGTGGAACATCTTCAGCGCCTACCGTGCCGTCTACGGCATCGGCTACCCGGAGCTCACCTCGCTCGAGCAGGCGGCCGGGAACGGGCCGGGCCTGGCGGACACGCTGTTCTTCCCCGGCTGCTCGCTGGTGAGCTACGCGCCCGAGCTCACGCGCACGGTGGGGAGGTGGCTCACCGACAACGGCGTGGCCTGGGCGCTCTCCACCGATTGCTGCGGAAGCCCGCTCATGAGCGCCGGGCTGTTCGACCGCGCCGCCGCGCTGCGCCAGCGCATCCTCGACCAGATACGCGCGGCGGGCATCGAGCGCGTGGTCACGGTGTGCCCCGGCTGCGGGGAGGAGTTCGTGGAGCTCATGGGCGACGAGGTGGACATCGTCCCCTTGCCGGAGCTCCTGTTGAAGAAGAGCCGAGCCGCCGAGCGCGCCGGCCGTCCCACGGGCTTCGCGCCGCTTCCCGAACGAAGCGTCACGTTCTTCGACTCGTGCCACGACCGCTTCGACGGACGCCATGGCGCCGCCATCCGCGCGCTCGTGGCGCGCAACCTGCCCGAGACGGCCCGTCTGGAGATGGACCACCGCCGCAAGGGCACGCTCTGCTGCGGGGCGGGCGGCGCCGTGGCGGGCTACGACGGCGACGTCACGGAGCGACGCGTGTGGCGCATTATCGACGAGGCGCGCAAAACCGGCGCTGAAACGCTCATCACCACGTGCCCCACCTGCACCTACACGGTGGCGCAGGCCTGCCTGGGAGCGCCGTCCGAGCGCGGAATCGGCAACCGCCACTACCTGGAGCTGCTGTTCGGCCAGACCATCGACTGGTCGCAGGTGTTCGCCCAGCTGGGCGGCATGTGGGAAGGCGAGTACGGCCCCTGGCTCACGCAGACGTTCTTCGCTTAG
- the tig gene encoding trigger factor, with translation METKVEALQDNRVKVTVTVDAKDIDARIKKTYKDFAHKYNFPGFRAGKAPRPIIDNALGAEAVPATVTDDVVNETYPLAIDECNLYPVSKPTFAEDMGLVAAGKPFEYSLEVEVKPELELSSYEPVEIDMPAEGASDAEVDDQIDQLREHYYDYEDAAAATKVKEDSYLDLGMKATDDAGEDIASLTTPTRLYGLGTGLFPAAFDAELVGMKKGQKKEFSIDVPAEPTVMTQPLMGKTSKINFEVEVQAVKNKVLPEVTDEWVKDTLGFENVADLRTRVADSILEQKEEVLPRIKENQCLSKLADRLQGDVPEAMCEEAETSLLQDFFQQLQRQGVSFDAYLKQQGITPDRFKEDVKAQAADMTKQDLALDAWARHYSMEVTDEDVAEEFVKSGVEDPKKLQEEWRKNGQLHMVKNGIARTRAAEDVMEKAVVTIVEPGAAADDKKDEKKPAKKAAAKKTAKKDEAKDEATEKKPAAKKAAPKKAKKDEAADAEKAADAE, from the coding sequence GTGGAGACAAAAGTTGAGGCATTGCAGGATAACCGCGTCAAGGTGACCGTTACCGTCGATGCCAAGGATATCGACGCGCGCATCAAGAAGACCTACAAGGACTTCGCGCACAAGTACAACTTCCCCGGGTTCCGCGCCGGCAAGGCGCCGCGCCCGATCATCGACAACGCGCTGGGAGCCGAGGCGGTCCCCGCCACGGTGACGGACGACGTGGTGAACGAGACCTATCCCCTCGCCATCGACGAATGCAACCTGTACCCCGTGTCGAAGCCGACGTTCGCCGAGGACATGGGCCTCGTGGCGGCCGGCAAGCCGTTCGAGTACTCGCTCGAGGTGGAGGTGAAGCCGGAGCTGGAGCTTTCCAGCTACGAGCCGGTGGAGATCGACATGCCCGCCGAGGGCGCGAGCGACGCCGAGGTCGACGACCAGATCGACCAGCTCCGCGAGCACTACTATGACTACGAGGACGCCGCCGCGGCCACGAAGGTCAAGGAGGACAGCTACCTCGACCTGGGCATGAAGGCCACCGACGACGCCGGCGAGGACATCGCCTCCCTGACCACCCCCACGCGCCTGTACGGCTTGGGCACCGGCCTGTTCCCGGCCGCGTTCGACGCCGAGCTCGTGGGCATGAAGAAGGGCCAGAAGAAGGAGTTCTCCATCGACGTGCCGGCCGAGCCGACCGTCATGACGCAGCCTCTCATGGGCAAGACGTCCAAGATCAACTTCGAGGTCGAGGTGCAGGCCGTCAAGAACAAGGTGCTGCCCGAGGTCACGGACGAGTGGGTCAAGGACACGCTCGGCTTCGAGAACGTGGCCGACCTGCGCACCCGCGTGGCCGACTCCATCCTGGAGCAGAAGGAGGAGGTGCTGCCCCGCATCAAGGAGAACCAGTGCCTCTCCAAGCTGGCAGACCGCCTGCAGGGCGACGTGCCGGAGGCCATGTGCGAGGAGGCCGAGACGAGCCTGCTGCAGGACTTCTTCCAGCAGCTGCAGCGCCAGGGCGTGAGCTTCGACGCCTATCTGAAGCAGCAGGGCATCACGCCCGACCGCTTCAAGGAGGACGTGAAGGCGCAGGCCGCCGACATGACCAAGCAGGACCTCGCGCTCGACGCGTGGGCGCGCCACTACAGCATGGAGGTCACGGACGAGGACGTGGCCGAGGAATTCGTGAAGAGCGGCGTGGAGGATCCGAAGAAGCTCCAGGAGGAGTGGCGCAAAAACGGCCAGCTCCACATGGTGAAGAACGGCATCGCCCGCACGAGGGCCGCCGAGGACGTCATGGAGAAGGCCGTCGTGACCATCGTCGAGCCGGGAGCGGCCGCCGACGACAAGAAGGACGAGAAGAAGCCCGCCAAGAAGGCCGCGGCCAAGAAGACCGCCAAGAAGGACGAGGCCAAGGACGAGGCTACCGAGAAGAAGCCGGCCGCCAAGAAGGCCGCCCCGAAGAAGGCCAAGAAGGACGAGGCCGCCGACGCCGAGAAGGCAGCGGACGCCGAATAG